The following are from one region of the Phormidium sp. PBR-2020 genome:
- the rfbC gene encoding dTDP-4-dehydrorhamnose 3,5-epimerase, translating to MNVISTEIPDVLLLEPQVFGDHRGFFFESFNQKRFEDKTGVKTQFVQDNHSRSSQGVLRGLHYQIQQAQGKLLRATVGEIFDVAVDIRKQSPTFGQWVGYRLSAENKRQLWIPPGFAHGFAVLSDVAEVLYKTTDYYAKEHERSILWNDPGLAIDWQLGDIEPRLSAKDEAGVLLKDAEVFE from the coding sequence ATGAACGTTATTTCCACTGAAATTCCTGACGTGTTACTCCTTGAACCTCAAGTCTTTGGAGACCATCGAGGCTTCTTTTTTGAAAGTTTCAATCAGAAACGCTTTGAAGACAAAACTGGCGTTAAAACCCAATTTGTTCAAGACAATCACTCCCGTTCTAGTCAAGGAGTTCTGCGGGGATTGCATTATCAAATCCAGCAAGCCCAAGGCAAGTTATTACGAGCCACTGTGGGAGAAATCTTTGATGTGGCAGTGGATATTCGCAAACAATCCCCAACCTTTGGCCAATGGGTGGGCTATCGATTGAGTGCCGAAAACAAACGACAACTCTGGATTCCTCCAGGCTTTGCCCATGGTTTTGCTGTCCTCTCCGACGTGGCAGAAGTGCTATATAAAACCACCGACTATTATGCTAAAGAGCATGAACGTAGTATTCTCTGGAATGACCCGGGTTTGGCCATTGATTGGCAGTTAGGAGACATTGAACCTCGACTGTCCGCCAAAGATGAAGCCGGGGTGTTGCTGAAAGATGCGGAGGTATTTGAGTAA
- a CDS encoding DUF2142 domain-containing protein, with amino-acid sequence MTLRPPAVFLRIALVFGVILALLTPPFQSPDEHLHFYRALQIADGHLIASQQMGDCYGYSRYFEDELCLGGELPKSVLTTVRNVSQTDLRFDLSQRQRPDDILNLLPLPLQPQQRLFINFKTTALHSPIPYLPQVLGITVGKWLHLSPLGLMYLGRFSNLGVWLLAVTLSIRLTPVNPWLWLALAVTPMSLFQAASLSVDVLTNGVAFLLVAWALQQGMPDKTSQRLTLKEIVAFGGLAIALSLAKLAYFPLVLVLFLIPRRRFGPRRRYWLSLGGIILGSLLAVALWSQVVSQIYIPLHPELSPQAQIEYVLGHPLQFVATLGRTAITQGGELARQFIGVLGWLDTPLPQGLIVSYWGVLAWLALVPPTPSRDLSWPQRGWLAIAALSSILVLCSLAYLWNFVGDPIIGGLQGRYFIPIAPLLGLLPSQRPWCRLPKLPPWLLIGYVLISLTLTSWVLLQRYYGPI; translated from the coding sequence ATGACGCTGCGTCCCCCTGCGGTTTTCCTGAGAATCGCCCTCGTCTTTGGGGTAATCTTGGCCCTTCTCACCCCGCCATTCCAATCCCCCGACGAACATCTACATTTCTACCGGGCCTTGCAAATCGCCGATGGTCATCTCATCGCCAGCCAACAGATGGGAGACTGCTACGGGTACAGTCGTTATTTTGAGGATGAACTCTGTCTGGGGGGAGAACTTCCCAAAAGTGTTCTCACCACCGTTCGTAATGTCTCTCAAACAGACCTCCGCTTTGACCTCAGCCAACGTCAACGGCCTGACGATATCCTGAATCTGCTTCCTCTCCCCCTTCAGCCTCAACAACGCCTATTTATCAACTTCAAAACCACCGCTTTACATTCCCCAATTCCCTATCTTCCCCAAGTCCTGGGAATTACCGTGGGGAAGTGGTTGCATCTGTCTCCCCTGGGACTGATGTATCTGGGACGATTCAGCAATTTGGGGGTTTGGCTGTTGGCGGTGACTCTCTCCATTCGTCTGACTCCGGTGAATCCGTGGTTATGGCTGGCCTTGGCCGTCACTCCCATGTCGTTGTTTCAGGCCGCCTCCCTCTCGGTGGATGTTCTCACCAATGGCGTGGCATTTTTGTTGGTGGCTTGGGCCTTACAGCAAGGGATGCCCGATAAGACCTCACAGCGGCTAACCCTAAAGGAGATTGTAGCCTTTGGCGGCTTGGCGATCGCCCTCTCGTTGGCCAAACTGGCCTATTTTCCCCTGGTCTTAGTCCTATTCCTGATTCCCCGTCGTCGTTTTGGCCCCCGGCGACGCTATTGGCTGAGTTTGGGGGGGATTATCCTGGGGTCTCTCTTGGCGGTGGCCCTCTGGTCGCAAGTGGTGTCCCAAATTTATATCCCCCTCCATCCCGAGTTATCCCCCCAGGCCCAAATTGAGTATGTCTTGGGTCATCCTTTGCAGTTTGTGGCGACTCTGGGCCGGACAGCTATTACCCAGGGGGGAGAGTTGGCCCGACAATTTATTGGCGTGTTGGGATGGTTAGATACCCCACTTCCCCAGGGATTGATTGTCTCCTACTGGGGGGTATTAGCATGGCTGGCCCTGGTTCCTCCCACCCCTAGCCGAGATTTGAGTTGGCCACAGCGGGGGTGGCTTGCGATCGCCGCCCTATCCAGTATTCTAGTTCTGTGTAGTCTGGCCTACCTCTGGAACTTCGTCGGAGACCCCATCATTGGCGGCTTACAGGGACGCTATTTTATCCCCATTGCCCCACTCTTGGGACTGCTTCCCTCCCAACGTCCCTGGTGTAGGCTACCCAAACTTCCCCCCTGGCTACTGATTGGCTATGTCCTAATCTCCCTAACCCTAACCAGTTGGGTATTACTCCAACGCTATTATGGCCCGATTTAA
- a CDS encoding methyltransferase domain-containing protein, with product MQTLHQSLVMNRRVQVLARHLASFIPNSQTLQGLDVGCGSGEIARAIQQLRPHTQLKGVDVLVRPQTVIPVEAFDGQTLPYPDNHVDLVLLVDVLHHTHHPQKLLQECTRVAKQAILIKDHTANNPFDEVRLRFMDWVGNRSYGVSLPYNYLSSRQWTHIFDELGWSPDVKRTQLHLYPTPFSYIFDGKLHFVARLKPTR from the coding sequence ATGCAAACCCTCCATCAATCCCTCGTCATGAACCGTCGGGTTCAGGTTCTCGCCCGTCATCTCGCCAGCTTCATCCCCAACAGCCAAACCCTCCAGGGCCTCGACGTCGGCTGTGGAAGCGGTGAAATTGCCCGGGCCATCCAACAACTGCGTCCCCACACCCAACTCAAAGGCGTTGACGTTCTTGTTCGTCCTCAAACCGTGATTCCCGTCGAAGCCTTTGACGGACAAACCCTTCCCTACCCCGACAACCACGTTGATTTGGTGTTACTCGTCGATGTCCTCCACCACACCCATCATCCCCAGAAACTCCTGCAAGAATGTACTCGCGTTGCCAAACAGGCCATTCTGATTAAAGACCATACCGCCAACAACCCCTTCGATGAAGTGCGATTACGGTTTATGGACTGGGTGGGAAATCGTAGCTATGGAGTCTCCCTCCCCTATAACTACCTCTCCTCTCGTCAATGGACCCATATCTTTGACGAATTAGGCTGGTCTCCCGACGTCAAACGAACCCAACTGCATCTCTATCCCACCCCCTTCAGCTATATCTTTGACGGAAAGCTGCACTTTGTGGCCCGCCTCAAACCCACTCGTTGA
- a CDS encoding glycosyltransferase family 2 protein, with protein sequence MMRSMTQPEQRTSKANLIDVSFVLPCLNEVLTLETCIQKAKTAIAELGLRGEVVVADNGSDDGSQDLAISLGARVVDVPVRGYGAALIWGINAAQGTYVVMGDADDSYDFREAVAMVQELKSGYDLVVGTRLKGNIMPGAMPWKNRYLGTPVLTAVVNSLYQSNFSDVNCGMRAFSKRAFQKLQMESPGMEFASEMLVKAAILGLKITEVPITLHPDGRDRPPHLRPWSDGWRHLKYILLFAPKVIYWVPGTFLLSFGLILAAMLNLAPGGEAVYVGNFRFNDHWIVVAALSCLLGYELLLTGLLAHLYTLTHRIQRRSPRMDRLVKAVSIEKILLFSLIMAGIGIGIELSVLRSWFAVEFGPLHAIRPAITGMVFILIGAQTLFSGLFYAVLCDRYRFTPR encoded by the coding sequence ATGATGAGGTCTATGACGCAACCGGAACAGCGGACATCGAAAGCGAATTTGATTGATGTATCCTTTGTTCTGCCTTGCTTAAATGAAGTCTTAACCCTAGAAACTTGTATTCAAAAAGCTAAAACCGCCATTGCTGAACTCGGTCTGCGAGGAGAAGTGGTCGTCGCCGATAATGGGTCTGACGATGGGTCCCAAGACTTGGCGATTTCCTTGGGGGCGAGAGTGGTGGATGTCCCAGTTCGGGGTTACGGGGCTGCCCTGATTTGGGGCATTAATGCCGCCCAAGGCACCTATGTGGTCATGGGAGATGCCGATGACTCCTATGATTTCCGAGAAGCGGTGGCCATGGTACAAGAGTTAAAGTCGGGTTATGACTTAGTGGTGGGAACTCGCCTTAAGGGAAACATTATGCCTGGGGCCATGCCTTGGAAAAACCGCTATTTGGGAACTCCTGTCTTAACGGCAGTTGTCAATTCCCTGTATCAATCCAACTTTTCCGATGTTAACTGCGGGATGCGGGCCTTTTCCAAACGGGCATTTCAGAAGCTACAAATGGAATCCCCCGGCATGGAGTTTGCCTCAGAGATGCTGGTGAAAGCAGCAATTTTGGGACTAAAAATTACAGAAGTTCCTATTACCCTACACCCTGACGGACGCGATCGCCCCCCTCATTTGCGGCCCTGGTCCGATGGCTGGCGGCATCTTAAATATATTCTCCTGTTTGCCCCCAAAGTCATTTACTGGGTTCCAGGGACCTTTTTACTCAGCTTCGGTCTAATTCTAGCGGCTATGCTGAACCTCGCCCCCGGAGGAGAAGCCGTCTATGTTGGAAACTTCCGCTTTAACGACCATTGGATTGTCGTCGCTGCCCTCTCTTGTCTGTTAGGCTACGAACTTCTCCTAACCGGACTTCTTGCCCATCTTTACACCTTAACCCATCGCATCCAGCGGCGATCGCCCCGCATGGATCGGCTCGTCAAAGCCGTCAGCATCGAAAAAATCCTCCTCTTCTCCCTCATCATGGCCGGCATCGGCATCGGCATCGAGTTATCCGTCCTCCGCAGTTGGTTTGCCGTCGAATTCGGTCCCCTCCACGCCATCCGTCCCGCCATCACCGGCATGGTCTTCATCCTCATCGGGGCCCAAACCCTCTTCAGTGGACTATTCTACGCCGTCCTCTGCGATCGCTACCGCTTCACCCCCAGATAG
- a CDS encoding DUF2029 domain-containing protein, whose product MMKHRSLGIIALLILQFLLLTVISLWIFPEYQSWHGFDLQHYHRISLYLQQGLTPYRDFLLEYPPLALIPILIPQLFSPQVPLDAVDYAVGFVLENLILTSLMGVGIALIPHPRPQQTLIGYLLLTVLLAPLLPWRYDLFPTLLTLAGLLGMIFDFPLFTGVALGLGIATKLYPVVLLPLWVLYFAASRDWLGVGKLSLGAIATTLLSFIPFWLLAGDSFTSFLTYHKDRGLQIESLLAGLISLGHVLGLTEASSEMNFGAQHIVSPLAAPLLTLQPVLFVGMMLVIYGFAGSVFRQDIRQSQSIKLQSLVVFSLLSLLGFIVTNKVFSPQYLIWLLPFVPLLRWPTVTVVGVSFALTTTVSFVTRQLRLMYPPSVVMLNVRNALLLGLVLFLLFRFYKKLRNPQKNML is encoded by the coding sequence ATGATGAAACACCGTTCCCTGGGGATCATAGCCCTCCTGATTCTACAATTTTTGCTACTGACCGTAATCAGTCTCTGGATTTTCCCCGAGTATCAAAGCTGGCATGGCTTTGACCTACAACATTACCACCGTATCTCCCTCTATCTGCAACAAGGACTCACCCCCTACCGGGATTTTCTTCTGGAGTACCCCCCTCTGGCGTTAATCCCCATCCTGATTCCCCAGTTATTTTCGCCCCAAGTCCCCCTCGATGCGGTAGATTACGCCGTCGGCTTTGTCCTGGAAAATCTCATCCTCACCAGTCTCATGGGGGTAGGAATCGCCCTGATTCCCCATCCTCGCCCCCAGCAAACCCTTATCGGCTATCTGCTGTTAACGGTTCTCCTGGCCCCTCTCCTCCCCTGGCGATATGACCTATTTCCCACTCTCCTGACCTTGGCAGGGCTATTGGGGATGATTTTCGATTTTCCGCTTTTTACGGGGGTGGCGCTCGGTCTAGGCATCGCTACGAAGCTTTATCCGGTGGTATTGCTCCCCCTCTGGGTCTTGTATTTTGCCGCCTCTCGGGATTGGCTGGGGGTGGGGAAACTCAGTCTGGGGGCGATCGCCACAACGTTGCTTAGTTTTATTCCCTTTTGGCTCCTCGCGGGTGACAGTTTCACCTCGTTTTTGACCTACCACAAGGACCGAGGTTTACAAATTGAAAGTCTCTTGGCTGGGCTGATTAGTTTGGGTCATGTTCTGGGACTGACGGAAGCCAGTTCTGAAATGAATTTTGGCGCACAGCATATTGTCTCTCCCTTGGCCGCTCCTTTACTGACTCTACAACCGGTTTTGTTTGTGGGAATGATGCTGGTTATTTATGGGTTTGCCGGCTCCGTGTTTCGCCAAGATATCCGACAATCTCAATCGATTAAACTCCAGAGTCTCGTGGTTTTTTCGTTACTGTCTTTGCTGGGGTTTATTGTCACTAATAAAGTTTTCTCTCCTCAATACTTGATTTGGCTGCTTCCCTTTGTCCCCCTCTTACGATGGCCAACGGTCACGGTGGTGGGGGTCAGTTTTGCCTTGACGACAACGGTTAGCTTTGTTACACGACAATTACGACTGATGTATCCTCCGTCTGTGGTGATGTTAAATGTTCGAAATGCTTTGCTTTTAGGACTGGTTCTGTTTCTATTGTTTCGTTTTTATAAAAAACTCAGAAATCCTCAAAAAAATATGCTATAA
- a CDS encoding Uma2 family endonuclease, with translation MVRELSKSTDIIYPDSDGQPMADNTKQFRWIVVIKENLELLFADNPDVFVAGDLLWYPVEGNNRIRRAPDAMVVFGRPKGDRGSYKQWEEDNIAPQVVFEILSPGNRVSEMVQKQAFYDCYGVEEYYVYDPDEVDLAGMIRHQGRLEPIEEIQGWVSPRLQIRFQLEEGTLNIFTPTGDPFLGFIELDRRRRDAEAERDRERQRANLAEEERQQERQRANLAEQRAEAAEAQLQAMEQRLRELGLDSGDS, from the coding sequence ATGGTTAGAGAACTCTCAAAATCTACGGATATCATCTACCCTGACAGTGACGGACAGCCCATGGCGGACAATACAAAACAATTTCGCTGGATTGTGGTGATTAAGGAAAACCTCGAACTTCTGTTCGCCGACAATCCCGATGTGTTTGTGGCGGGGGATTTACTCTGGTATCCGGTGGAGGGGAATAATCGTATTCGCCGCGCCCCCGATGCGATGGTGGTGTTTGGGCGGCCTAAGGGCGATCGCGGGTCCTATAAACAATGGGAGGAAGATAACATCGCCCCCCAGGTGGTGTTTGAAATCCTCTCTCCCGGAAACCGGGTGTCGGAGATGGTGCAAAAACAAGCCTTTTACGATTGTTATGGTGTGGAGGAATACTATGTTTATGACCCCGACGAAGTGGATTTAGCGGGGATGATTCGCCATCAAGGACGGTTAGAACCCATTGAAGAAATCCAGGGTTGGGTGAGTCCCCGTTTGCAAATTCGTTTTCAGCTTGAGGAAGGAACTCTGAATATCTTTACCCCCACAGGAGATCCCTTTTTGGGCTTTATTGAACTCGATCGCCGTCGTCGAGATGCAGAAGCCGAACGCGATCGCGAACGTCAACGGGCCAATCTGGCCGAAGAGGAACGCCAGCAAGAACGCCAACGGGCTAATCTGGCCGAACAACGGGCCGAAGCCGCCGAAGCCCAACTCCAAGCCATGGAACAACGGTTACGAGAACTCGGACTCGATTCAGGAGATAGCTAA
- a CDS encoding Uma2 family endonuclease, with the protein MVRELSQSTDIIYPDSDGQPMADNTKQFRWIVVIKENLELLFAENPDVFVAGDLLWYPVEGNNRLRRAPDAMVVFGRPKGDRGSYKQWEEDNIAPQVVFEILSPGNRFSEMLAKQEFYDRYGVEEYYIYDPDQVDLVGMQRREGQLTRIEEMQGWLSPHLGIRFQLEEETLTIFTPTGDPFLGFVELDRRRREAEERANLAEQRANLAEEERQRERQRAEAAEAQLQAMEQRLRELGLDSGDS; encoded by the coding sequence ATGGTTAGAGAACTCTCGCAATCTACGGATATCATCTACCCCGATAGTGACGGACAGCCCATGGCGGACAATACGAAACAGTTTCGCTGGATTGTGGTGATTAAGGAAAACCTGGAACTTCTGTTCGCGGAGAATCCCGATGTATTTGTGGCGGGGGATTTACTTTGGTATCCGGTAGAGGGGAATAATCGCCTTCGTCGCGCCCCTGATGCGATGGTAGTGTTTGGCCGGCCCAAGGGCGATCGCGGGTCTTATAAACAATGGGAGGAAGATAATATCGCGCCCCAGGTGGTGTTTGAAATCCTCTCTCCCGGAAACCGATTTTCGGAGATGCTAGCGAAGCAAGAGTTTTATGACCGCTACGGTGTGGAGGAATACTATATTTATGACCCCGATCAGGTGGATTTAGTGGGAATGCAGCGTCGAGAGGGACAATTGACGCGGATTGAGGAGATGCAGGGTTGGCTGAGTCCTCATTTGGGGATTCGTTTTCAGCTTGAGGAAGAAACTCTGACTATCTTTACTCCCACGGGAGATCCCTTTTTGGGCTTTGTGGAACTCGATCGCCGTCGTCGGGAGGCTGAGGAACGGGCCAATCTGGCCGAACAACGGGCCAATCTCGCCGAGGAGGAACGCCAGCGGGAACGCCAACGGGCCGAAGCCGCCGAAGCCCAACTCCAAGCCATGGAACAACGGTTACGAGAACTCGGACTCG